From the genome of Novosphingobium sp. TH158, one region includes:
- a CDS encoding DUF167 domain-containing protein translates to MARAKTDLPDAGAVAALIDGEGRLAVRVTPGAKVESIEIASGRLLAKVRAKPEDGKANDAVRRLLAEALGLAQSRVTMLRGATSREKLFLID, encoded by the coding sequence TTGGCCCGAGCGAAGACTGACCTTCCCGATGCCGGCGCCGTTGCCGCGCTGATCGATGGCGAGGGGCGGCTGGCGGTGCGGGTCACGCCAGGTGCGAAGGTGGAATCGATCGAGATCGCGTCAGGCCGTCTGCTGGCAAAGGTGCGTGCAAAGCCCGAGGACGGCAAGGCAAATGATGCGGTGCGGCGCTTGCTGGCCGAAGCATTGGGCCTTGCCCAGTCACGTGTGACGATGTTGCGCGGCGCAACTTCGCGCGAGAAGCTTTTCCTGATCGATTGA
- a CDS encoding YoaK family protein produces the protein MTSWPGAWGADPHGAMNRLDRQRQAMAIGLAALAGYVDAFGFLSADGFFVSFMSGNSTRLAVNLAEAPARAILPALLILGFVAGVAAGAVVAEKAASRRKPAVLFFVAMLLALAALARMARWHGAMLSALVLAMGALNNTFRRDGEVAVGLTYMTGALVRLGQAVAGLFLGSGAQGWGAYLMLWAGLVVGALCGALAFLHFPAGASWLAALWTAGMAMIALRLRA, from the coding sequence TTGACCAGCTGGCCCGGAGCATGGGGCGCTGACCCGCATGGCGCGATGAACCGGCTGGATCGCCAGCGACAGGCCATGGCCATCGGCCTTGCCGCTCTGGCCGGTTACGTCGATGCTTTCGGCTTTCTTTCCGCAGACGGATTTTTCGTCTCGTTCATGTCGGGCAACAGCACCCGGCTGGCAGTAAACCTTGCCGAAGCCCCTGCCCGTGCGATCCTGCCGGCCCTGCTGATCCTGGGCTTTGTTGCCGGTGTGGCAGCAGGCGCGGTGGTTGCGGAGAAGGCCGCCAGCAGGCGCAAGCCCGCCGTGCTGTTCTTCGTCGCCATGCTGCTGGCACTTGCCGCACTGGCGCGCATGGCGCGCTGGCACGGAGCCATGCTTTCGGCGCTGGTCCTGGCCATGGGGGCGCTGAACAACACTTTCCGCCGCGATGGCGAGGTTGCCGTGGGGCTGACCTACATGACCGGCGCACTGGTCCGGCTGGGTCAGGCGGTTGCCGGCCTGTTTCTGGGAAGCGGCGCGCAAGGCTGGGGCGCCTACCTGATGCTATGGGCGGGCCTTGTCGTCGGAGCGCTGTGCGGGGCGCTTGCCTTCCTGCACTTTCCCGCAGGAGCTTCGTGGCTGGCTGCGCTTTGGACGGCCGGCATGGCCATGATCGCCCTGCGCCTGCGCGCCTAG
- a CDS encoding group II truncated hemoglobin: protein MNTAVEEKPAPTTPYERLGGLPVLEAISNRFYDLMDQDPAYAELRAMHSPDLSRMRTSLAQFLMGWSGGPRDWFEANPGRCMMSVHKPYAISADVAGQWADAMNRAVHDTLGESDPPLAKEMARVLDQLARSMGR from the coding sequence ATGAATACCGCAGTTGAAGAAAAGCCCGCCCCGACCACGCCCTATGAACGGCTGGGCGGGCTGCCCGTGCTGGAAGCCATTTCGAACCGCTTCTACGACCTGATGGACCAGGACCCGGCCTATGCCGAACTGCGCGCCATGCATTCGCCCGACCTGTCGCGGATGCGGACTTCGCTGGCGCAGTTCCTGATGGGCTGGTCCGGCGGCCCGCGCGACTGGTTCGAGGCCAACCCCGGCCGTTGCATGATGTCGGTGCACAAGCCCTATGCCATCTCGGCCGATGTCGCCGGGCAATGGGCCGATGCCATGAACCGGGCGGTCCACGATACGCTGGGCGAAAGCGATCCGCCGCTGGCCAAGGAAATGGCCCGCGTGCTTGACCAGCTGGCCCGGAGCATGGGGCGCTGA
- the clpA gene encoding ATP-dependent Clp protease ATP-binding subunit ClpA → MPSFAQSLEKTLHNALANAADRAHEYATLEHLLLALIDDPDAAQVMSACGVDLAELAEVVKQYLDQEYQSLKTSEKGDPAPTAGFQRVIQRAILHVQSSGKDTVTGANVLVALFSERDSYAVYFLQQQDMSRLDAVSFISHGIGKGGKRVEDRTPKGSEEAPQQPQQEDKSQAKGDKKDSALDQFCVNLNEKAMGGKIDPLIGRGPEVDRTIQILCRRSKNNPLYVGDPGVGKTAIAEGLARKIVEGDVPEVLADAVIYSLDMGALLAGTRYRGDFEERLKQVVSELEKMPEAVLFIDEIHTVIGAGATSGGAMDASNLLKPALSSGSIRCIGSTTYKEFRNHFEKDRALLRRFQKIDVNEPTVEDTIKILKGLRSVFEEHHKVRYTPEAIKNAVELSARYINDRKLPDKAIDVIDEVGAMQMLLPPSKRKKTITAREIEAVIATMARIPPKSVSSDDKKVLEHLERDLKRVVFGQDNAISVLSTAMKLSRAGLRDPDKPIGSFLFSGPTGVGKTEVSRRLADIMGIPLVRFDMSEYMERHSVSRLIGAPPGYVGFDQGGLLTDAVDQQPHCVLLLDEIEKAHPDLFNILLQVMDNGRLTDHHGKTVDFRNVVLIMTTNAGASDMARQGIGFGDVSKADAGDEAVKRMFSPEFRNRLDAIVPFAYLGTEVIARVVDKFILQLELQLAEQNVHIQFDSDARAWLGKRGYDRLYGARPMARLIQEKVKQPLAEELLFGKLAHGGEVHVAVKDDALAFELTPAPPKLVKRKDSATAKAAPKNKGKAQKAKD, encoded by the coding sequence ATGCCCAGTTTCGCTCAGAGCCTCGAAAAGACGCTGCACAACGCACTCGCCAATGCGGCGGATCGCGCGCACGAATATGCGACGCTTGAGCACCTGCTGCTGGCGCTGATCGACGATCCCGATGCCGCCCAGGTGATGAGCGCCTGCGGCGTTGACCTCGCCGAACTGGCGGAAGTGGTGAAGCAGTACCTCGATCAGGAATACCAGTCGCTCAAGACCAGCGAAAAGGGCGATCCCGCGCCGACCGCCGGCTTCCAGCGGGTGATCCAGCGCGCCATCCTGCATGTCCAGTCGTCGGGCAAGGACACGGTCACGGGTGCCAACGTGCTGGTGGCGCTGTTCTCCGAACGCGATTCCTACGCCGTCTATTTCCTGCAACAGCAGGACATGAGCCGGCTCGATGCGGTCAGCTTCATCAGCCACGGCATCGGCAAGGGCGGCAAGCGGGTGGAAGACCGCACCCCCAAGGGTTCCGAGGAAGCGCCGCAGCAGCCGCAGCAGGAAGATAAGAGCCAGGCCAAGGGCGATAAGAAGGATTCCGCGCTCGACCAGTTCTGCGTCAACCTCAACGAGAAGGCGATGGGCGGGAAGATCGACCCGCTGATCGGCCGCGGCCCGGAAGTCGATCGCACGATCCAGATCCTCTGCCGCCGCAGCAAGAACAACCCGCTCTATGTCGGCGATCCCGGCGTCGGCAAGACCGCCATCGCCGAAGGGCTGGCGCGCAAGATCGTTGAAGGCGACGTGCCCGAAGTGCTTGCCGACGCTGTGATCTACAGCCTCGACATGGGCGCGCTGCTGGCCGGTACGCGCTATCGCGGCGATTTCGAGGAACGGCTCAAGCAGGTGGTCTCCGAACTGGAGAAAATGCCCGAGGCCGTTCTTTTTATCGATGAAATTCATACTGTTATCGGTGCGGGCGCGACCAGCGGCGGGGCCATGGACGCATCGAACTTGCTCAAGCCGGCGCTGTCGTCCGGCTCGATCCGTTGCATCGGCTCGACCACCTACAAGGAATTCCGCAATCACTTCGAAAAGGACCGCGCCCTGCTGCGCCGGTTCCAGAAGATCGACGTGAACGAACCCACCGTCGAGGATACGATCAAGATCCTGAAGGGCCTGCGCTCGGTCTTCGAAGAGCACCACAAGGTCCGCTACACGCCCGAGGCGATCAAGAACGCGGTGGAGCTTTCGGCCCGCTACATCAACGATCGCAAGCTGCCCGACAAGGCGATCGACGTGATCGACGAGGTTGGCGCCATGCAGATGCTGCTGCCGCCGAGCAAGCGCAAGAAGACCATCACCGCGCGCGAGATCGAGGCGGTGATCGCCACGATGGCGCGCATTCCGCCCAAGTCCGTCTCTTCCGACGACAAGAAGGTGCTCGAACACCTTGAGCGCGATCTCAAGCGGGTGGTCTTCGGGCAGGACAATGCGATTTCAGTGCTGTCCACCGCCATGAAGCTGTCGCGCGCGGGCCTGCGCGATCCGGACAAGCCGATCGGCTCCTTCCTCTTCTCCGGCCCGACCGGCGTCGGCAAGACCGAGGTGTCGCGCCGCCTGGCCGACATCATGGGCATTCCGCTGGTTCGCTTCGACATGTCCGAATACATGGAGCGCCATTCGGTGAGCCGCCTGATCGGCGCGCCTCCGGGTTATGTCGGATTCGATCAGGGCGGCCTGCTTACCGATGCGGTCGACCAGCAGCCGCACTGCGTCCTGCTGCTCGACGAAATCGAAAAGGCCCATCCGGACCTGTTCAACATCCTGCTGCAGGTCATGGATAACGGCCGCCTGACCGACCACCACGGCAAGACGGTGGACTTCCGCAATGTCGTGCTGATCATGACCACCAATGCCGGCGCCAGCGACATGGCACGCCAGGGCATCGGCTTTGGCGATGTTTCCAAGGCCGACGCCGGGGACGAGGCGGTGAAGCGCATGTTCAGCCCCGAATTCCGCAACCGTCTGGATGCCATCGTGCCGTTTGCCTACCTCGGCACCGAGGTAATCGCGCGGGTGGTGGACAAGTTCATCCTGCAGCTGGAGCTTCAGCTGGCCGAACAGAACGTCCATATCCAGTTCGACAGCGATGCGCGGGCATGGCTGGGCAAGCGCGGCTACGACAGGCTCTACGGCGCCCGCCCGATGGCCCGCCTGATCCAGGAAAAGGTCAAGCAGCCGCTCGCCGAGGAACTGCTGTTCGGCAAGCTGGCCCATGGCGGCGAGGTTCATGTCGCGGTGAAGGACGATGCACTTGCATTCGAACTCACTCCGGCACCGCCAAAGCTGGTCAAGCGCAAGGACTCGGCAACGGCCAAGGCCGCGCCGAAGAACAAGGGCAAGGCGCAGAAGGCCAAGGATTGA
- a CDS encoding M23 family metallopeptidase, producing MRSQGQVRFIKVSSRVQIWAAALVAVLLATWLVSLAAMTVNSYLANRDRLALLEREAKVTTAETRVSAYKDDIKGVSEELKKRQDAIEKMVGSLPQDIMAGETVSDSSSEAAKTIDKVSRALPEAATLARIEARQLAFVEGLTRLADRRARDAEAQIRQLGLDPGYLLASIDDKSAMGGPFIAFSSSTDAALDQRFQRLAVSLARMQALQRGLTSMPQVLPASLEFISSGFGYRADPFNGGAAFHAGLDFKGPVGAPIYAAARGKVSFVGQRQGYGNCVEIDHGNGMITRYAHMSAFRTTPGKDVLAGEVIGAIGNTGRSTGPHLHFEVRINDQPVNPRPFLEARSNVRKETSAAKPASGK from the coding sequence ATGCGATCGCAGGGCCAGGTGCGCTTCATCAAGGTATCTTCGCGCGTCCAGATCTGGGCGGCCGCACTGGTCGCTGTCCTGCTGGCGACCTGGCTGGTCTCGCTCGCCGCGATGACGGTCAATTCCTATCTCGCGAATCGCGACCGACTCGCCCTGCTTGAGCGTGAAGCCAAGGTCACCACCGCAGAAACGCGCGTTTCGGCCTACAAGGACGATATCAAGGGCGTTTCGGAAGAGCTCAAGAAGCGGCAGGATGCCATCGAGAAGATGGTCGGATCGCTGCCGCAGGATATCATGGCGGGCGAAACCGTCTCCGATTCGAGCAGCGAAGCCGCCAAGACCATCGACAAGGTCTCACGCGCCCTGCCCGAAGCTGCCACGCTTGCCCGGATCGAAGCCCGGCAACTCGCGTTCGTCGAAGGGCTTACCCGCCTTGCCGACCGGCGCGCCCGCGATGCCGAAGCGCAGATTCGCCAGCTTGGTCTCGATCCCGGCTACCTGCTCGCCTCGATCGACGACAAGAGCGCCATGGGCGGCCCCTTCATCGCCTTTTCCTCGTCAACCGACGCCGCGCTCGACCAGCGCTTCCAGCGCCTTGCCGTCAGCCTGGCGCGGATGCAGGCACTGCAGCGCGGGTTGACCTCGATGCCGCAGGTCCTGCCGGCCAGCCTGGAATTCATCTCCTCGGGCTTCGGCTATCGCGCCGATCCGTTCAACGGCGGGGCCGCCTTCCACGCCGGGCTCGATTTCAAAGGCCCGGTCGGCGCGCCGATCTATGCTGCGGCCCGTGGCAAGGTCAGCTTCGTCGGACAGCGGCAGGGCTACGGCAATTGCGTCGAGATCGACCATGGCAACGGAATGATCACGCGCTATGCACACATGAGCGCATTCCGCACCACACCGGGCAAGGACGTATTGGCGGGAGAGGTGATCGGCGCTATCGGTAATACCGGTCGCTCCACCGGTCCGCACCTTCACTTCGAAGTCCGCATCAACGACCAGCCGGTCAATCCGCGCCCATTCCTGGAGGCCAGGTCCAATGTTCGCAAAGAAACCAGCGCCGCAAAGCCGGCCTCAGGGAAATAG
- a CDS encoding glutamate-5-semialdehyde dehydrogenase: protein MATLPHDSATDESPEALVERLARAGRQAQRALARLSDAEKAAALRAAAAALRSAEAEILAANAQDVAAGEARGLTGAMLDRLRLDPARLAGIADAVDQVAGLPDPVGEEISRSVRPNGLVLSRVRVPIGLIGIIYESRPNVTADAAALCLRSGNAVLLRGGSEAVHSNRAIHAALARGLASAGAPAEAVQLVPTQDRAVVGAMLTAAGLIDMIVPRGGKSLVARVQQDARVPVLAHLDGICHTYIHAAADPGMARTIALNAKMRRTGICGAMETLLIDAQFPAAVDVVGTLLDAGCELRGDARARALDPRIVPASANDWDCEYLDAILSVAVVDGIDAALAHIEAHSSHHTDAIVTADADAAERFLNEVDSAIVMVNASTQFADGGEFGLGAEIGIATGRLHARGPVALEGLTTYKWQVRGTGQVRP, encoded by the coding sequence ATGGCCACATTGCCCCACGATTCCGCAACGGATGAAAGCCCCGAAGCACTGGTCGAGCGCCTTGCCCGCGCCGGCCGGCAGGCCCAGCGCGCGCTTGCGCGACTGAGCGACGCCGAAAAAGCTGCGGCCCTGCGGGCTGCCGCTGCCGCATTGCGTTCTGCCGAGGCGGAAATCCTTGCCGCCAACGCGCAGGACGTTGCCGCAGGCGAAGCACGCGGACTGACCGGCGCAATGCTCGATCGCCTTCGTCTCGATCCGGCTCGACTGGCCGGGATCGCCGATGCGGTCGATCAGGTGGCGGGCCTTCCCGATCCTGTCGGCGAGGAAATCTCCAGGTCGGTGCGTCCCAACGGACTGGTGCTCAGCCGGGTGCGCGTGCCCATCGGCCTGATCGGCATCATTTACGAAAGCCGTCCCAACGTTACAGCCGATGCAGCGGCTCTTTGCCTGCGTTCGGGCAATGCCGTGCTGCTGCGCGGCGGCAGCGAGGCGGTACATTCCAACCGGGCGATCCATGCCGCTCTCGCCAGGGGCCTTGCCAGCGCGGGTGCGCCGGCCGAAGCGGTGCAGCTGGTGCCGACACAGGACCGCGCCGTGGTTGGGGCCATGCTCACCGCCGCCGGGCTGATCGACATGATCGTGCCGCGCGGCGGCAAGAGCCTGGTCGCCCGCGTCCAGCAGGATGCCCGCGTGCCGGTGCTCGCCCACCTCGACGGCATCTGCCACACCTATATCCACGCCGCCGCCGACCCGGGCATGGCCCGCACCATTGCGCTCAATGCCAAGATGCGGCGCACGGGCATCTGCGGGGCCATGGAGACCCTGCTGATCGACGCGCAATTCCCCGCAGCGGTGGACGTGGTCGGCACGCTGCTCGATGCAGGCTGCGAGTTGCGAGGCGATGCCCGCGCCCGCGCGCTCGATCCGCGAATCGTGCCGGCCAGTGCCAACGACTGGGATTGCGAATATCTCGACGCGATTCTCTCGGTCGCCGTGGTGGACGGCATCGATGCCGCGCTGGCCCATATCGAGGCCCATTCCTCGCACCACACCGATGCCATCGTTACCGCCGATGCCGATGCGGCAGAGCGCTTCCTCAACGAAGTCGATTCGGCAATCGTCATGGTCAATGCCAGCACCCAATTCGCCGATGGCGGCGAATTCGGCCTGGGTGCCGAGATCGGCATCGCCACGGGGCGGCTCCACGCCCGCGGGCCGGTCGCGTTGGAAGGACTGACGACTTACAAGTGGCAGGTTCGCGGCACCGGGCAGGT
- a CDS encoding long-chain fatty acid--CoA ligase: MNVSKPAMPWLERYCHPCAWDLDFPPLTLPAMFAEAAGKMGKTALVDFLGRKLSYRELYAESRRFAAGLLAQGIAKGDRVGLFLPNVPSYIPAYFGAMLAGATVVNFSPLYSAAELEAQVADSGTRLLVTVDVPALLPTALEVLRASPLETLVVSRLGDQLPALKGLLVRLFGMGQTMAIPTEPGVIHWRDLLRADSSAVFPALDAEHDLALLQYTGGTTGTPKGAMLTHQNLTANARQVDAIDPHNMDYDLILGALPLFHVFANTAVLNRTVITGGTIAMLPRFDAEQVFATLRRLRPTSLPGVPTMFQALLDHPKFDPADFASLRVCIAGGAPLPLALKQRWEAKTGVRLVEGYGLTESSGVVTANSYEGEDRAGTIGQPFPATRVRLLDREDPTRDAPAGEPGELAVIGPQIMKGYWQRPEAAASAFADIDGEQWLRTGDVAVFEADGYLRVVDRIKDMIAVGGFKVFPSQVEHVLLEHPAIKEALVIGLPDELMGERPRAFVTLLEQAAESADELRDWINQRVGKHERVDAVVIRESLPKTMIGKLDRKALREQALG; encoded by the coding sequence ATGAATGTCAGCAAGCCCGCCATGCCCTGGCTCGAGCGTTATTGCCACCCTTGCGCGTGGGACCTCGATTTCCCGCCGCTGACCCTGCCGGCCATGTTCGCCGAAGCCGCCGGAAAGATGGGCAAGACGGCCCTGGTCGATTTCCTCGGGCGCAAATTGTCCTACCGTGAACTTTACGCAGAATCGCGCCGCTTCGCCGCGGGGCTGCTGGCACAGGGTATCGCCAAGGGCGATCGCGTCGGGCTCTTCCTGCCCAATGTCCCGTCCTACATCCCGGCCTATTTCGGGGCGATGCTGGCCGGGGCGACGGTGGTCAACTTCTCCCCGCTCTATTCCGCTGCCGAGCTTGAGGCGCAGGTTGCCGATTCGGGAACGCGCCTGCTCGTCACCGTGGACGTGCCCGCCCTGCTGCCCACGGCGCTGGAGGTGCTGCGCGCTTCGCCGCTGGAGACACTGGTTGTCTCGCGCCTGGGCGATCAGCTGCCCGCGCTCAAGGGCCTGCTGGTGCGCCTGTTCGGCATGGGCCAGACCATGGCGATTCCCACCGAGCCGGGGGTGATCCACTGGCGCGACCTGCTGCGGGCCGACAGTTCCGCAGTGTTCCCGGCCCTTGATGCCGAACATGACCTTGCCCTGCTACAATATACCGGTGGCACCACCGGCACGCCCAAGGGCGCGATGCTGACGCACCAGAACCTGACGGCCAATGCCCGGCAGGTCGATGCCATCGACCCGCACAACATGGACTACGACCTGATCCTCGGGGCCCTGCCGCTGTTCCATGTCTTCGCCAATACCGCCGTGCTCAATCGTACGGTGATCACGGGCGGGACGATCGCCATGCTGCCGCGATTCGATGCGGAGCAGGTCTTCGCCACCCTGCGCCGCCTCAGGCCGACTTCGCTGCCTGGCGTGCCCACCATGTTCCAGGCGCTGCTCGATCACCCGAAGTTCGATCCGGCAGACTTCGCCTCGCTGCGGGTCTGCATTGCCGGTGGCGCGCCGCTGCCACTGGCGCTCAAGCAGCGCTGGGAGGCGAAGACCGGGGTGCGGCTTGTCGAAGGCTATGGCCTTACCGAATCGTCCGGCGTGGTCACGGCCAACTCCTATGAGGGTGAGGATCGCGCCGGCACGATCGGCCAGCCCTTTCCCGCAACGCGGGTGCGCCTGCTCGACCGCGAGGACCCGACCCGCGATGCGCCCGCCGGCGAGCCGGGCGAGCTCGCGGTGATCGGGCCCCAGATCATGAAAGGCTACTGGCAGCGCCCGGAAGCCGCGGCGAGCGCCTTTGCCGATATCGACGGCGAACAATGGCTGCGGACGGGCGACGTCGCCGTGTTCGAGGCGGACGGCTACCTGCGCGTGGTTGACCGGATCAAGGACATGATCGCGGTTGGCGGGTTCAAGGTCTTCCCCAGCCAGGTCGAGCACGTGCTGCTCGAACATCCTGCGATCAAGGAAGCGCTTGTCATCGGCCTGCCGGACGAGCTCATGGGCGAACGCCCCCGCGCTTTCGTGACGCTGCTGGAACAGGCGGCAGAAAGCGCGGACGAGCTGCGCGACTGGATCAACCAGCGCGTCGGCAAGCATGAGCGGGTCGATGCCGTGGTGATTCGCGAAAGCCTGCCGAAAACGATGATCGGCAAGCTGGATCGCAAGGCGCTCAGGGAACAGGCGCTGGGCTGA
- a CDS encoding polymer-forming cytoskeletal protein, with translation MGGSTFSVLGADVSIKGDISAKADLHIDGHVDGDIACTSLVQGETSEITGAVTAETARLAGRVRGSITAGQLVILKTARIEGDVFYDALTIEQGATVEGKFAHREPEPKLSIAGGTEAL, from the coding sequence ATGGGCGGTTCCACATTCTCCGTTCTCGGCGCCGATGTTTCCATCAAGGGCGACATCTCCGCCAAGGCCGACCTGCACATTGATGGCCACGTCGATGGCGATATTGCCTGCACCAGCCTGGTCCAGGGTGAAACCAGCGAAATCACCGGCGCGGTGACCGCGGAAACCGCACGGCTCGCCGGCCGCGTGCGCGGTTCGATCACGGCCGGGCAGCTGGTGATCCTCAAGACCGCGCGGATCGAAGGCGATGTGTTCTACGATGCCCTGACCATCGAGCAGGGCGCGACGGTGGAAGGCAAGTTCGCGCACCGCGAGCCGGAGCCGAAGCTGTCCATCGCCGGTGGAACCGAAGCCCTCTGA
- a CDS encoding DUF1013 domain-containing protein, with product MTQPTPLMPHATASWLVDNTALSFEQIAEFCGLHILEVQAMADDLASSKYTGRDPVRSGELTMAEIEKGQADPNYALKMQKAPAQVSRTKGPRYTPVSKRQDKPDGIAWILRNHPEISDAAIGKLIGTTRNTITAIRERSHWNIANIIPKDPVTLGLCSQRELDALVAKAAKKAGIVDNEADERLGTDREALIEELRAEREAQAKAASEAAQEAEAAAWLEAKRAAEAAGED from the coding sequence GTGACCCAACCCACCCCGCTGATGCCGCATGCCACCGCCTCCTGGCTGGTGGACAACACTGCGCTGTCGTTCGAGCAGATTGCCGAATTCTGCGGACTGCACATCCTCGAAGTCCAGGCCATGGCCGACGACCTCGCCAGCTCGAAGTATACCGGTCGTGATCCGGTGCGTTCGGGCGAACTGACCATGGCCGAGATCGAAAAGGGCCAGGCCGATCCCAACTATGCACTGAAGATGCAGAAGGCACCGGCGCAGGTCAGCCGCACCAAGGGGCCGCGCTATACCCCGGTTTCCAAGCGTCAGGACAAGCCGGACGGCATCGCCTGGATCCTGCGCAACCATCCGGAAATTTCGGATGCGGCCATCGGCAAGCTGATCGGCACCACGCGCAACACGATCACCGCCATCCGTGAGCGCAGCCACTGGAACATCGCCAACATCATCCCGAAGGACCCGGTTACGCTGGGCCTGTGTTCGCAGCGCGAACTGGATGCCCTGGTTGCCAAGGCGGCGAAGAAGGCCGGCATCGTCGATAACGAGGCGGACGAACGCCTCGGCACCGATCGCGAAGCGCTGATCGAGGAGCTGCGCGCCGAGCGCGAGGCCCAGGCCAAGGCTGCCAGCGAGGCCGCTCAGGAAGCCGAAGCTGCGGCATGGCTCGAAGCCAAGCGCGCTGCCGAAGCAGCGGGCGAAGACTGA
- a CDS encoding gamma carbonic anhydrase family protein, with the protein MITPPPGTTIAPFAGTWPRIHDSAFIAPGCRIIGNVEIGPDASIWYNCVIRGDANRIVIGARTNIQDGSVIHCDAPKPKRPDGIPTIIGDDVLIGHMAMVHGTVLEDRSFVGIGAITMDGCHMESDSMLAAGAMLTPGKRIPSRQLWGGRPATFMRELGDAHLADMQMGVQGYVMNARAHMASLAEAGLGPSED; encoded by the coding sequence ATGATCACTCCCCCTCCCGGCACCACCATTGCGCCCTTCGCCGGCACCTGGCCGCGCATTCACGACAGCGCCTTCATCGCCCCCGGCTGCCGCATCATCGGCAATGTCGAAATCGGACCGGACGCGTCGATCTGGTACAATTGCGTGATCCGCGGCGATGCCAACCGCATCGTCATCGGCGCGCGTACGAACATCCAGGATGGCTCGGTGATCCACTGCGATGCCCCCAAGCCCAAGCGGCCGGACGGCATCCCCACGATCATTGGCGATGATGTGCTGATCGGCCACATGGCCATGGTCCACGGCACGGTGCTGGAAGACCGCTCCTTCGTCGGCATCGGGGCGATCACGATGGATGGCTGCCATATGGAGAGCGATTCCATGCTTGCCGCCGGCGCCATGCTGACCCCCGGCAAGCGCATCCCCTCGCGCCAGCTGTGGGGCGGACGCCCGGCCACCTTCATGCGCGAACTGGGCGATGCCCACCTGGCAGACATGCAGATGGGTGTGCAGGGCTATGTCATGAATGCCCGCGCCCACATGGCCTCGCTGGCGGAGGCAGGGCTTGGCCCGAGCGAAGACTGA
- a CDS encoding DUF1192 domain-containing protein, with amino-acid sequence MDEDDRPARRGDAASLLAKEALDSYSREELDERVALLEAEIARVKAHKGKAEAHRLAAEAFFKPKS; translated from the coding sequence ATGGACGAAGATGACCGCCCGGCGCGGCGCGGCGATGCCGCCAGCCTTCTCGCCAAGGAGGCGCTCGACTCCTACTCGCGCGAGGAGCTGGACGAGCGCGTGGCCCTGCTTGAGGCAGAGATCGCCCGGGTGAAGGCGCACAAGGGCAAGGCCGAGGCACACCGCCTGGCTGCCGAAGCCTTCTTCAAACCGAAAAGTTGA
- a CDS encoding NAD(P)H-quinone oxidoreductase codes for MADLPGTMIAVGFDAPGGPEVLRPQAVAVPQPGPGEMLVRVAFAGVNRPDVVQRQGFYPAPPGASPIPGLEIAGEVVALGAGVDTDLAGRKVCALVSGGGYAEYCLAKAAHCLPVPPGLPLDQAAALPETLLTVWHNVFERGLARDGETILVHGGTSGIGSMAIMLGKLFGLTVIVTCGGPEKCAAALQIGAAHAIDYKAQDFVEEVKRITGGKGVHVVLDMVAGDYVARNLKCLAEDGRHVTIAVQGGARAEINMAVVMSRRYTLTGSTLRPRSDDFKAALVAEARAEAWPLVADGALRPVMDRTFPLAEAAAAHARMEAGEHIGKIVLAA; via the coding sequence ATGGCAGACCTGCCCGGAACGATGATTGCAGTGGGCTTCGATGCGCCCGGCGGGCCCGAAGTGCTGCGCCCGCAGGCGGTTGCCGTGCCCCAGCCCGGCCCCGGCGAGATGCTGGTGCGGGTGGCTTTTGCCGGGGTCAACCGGCCGGACGTGGTGCAACGGCAGGGCTTTTATCCTGCCCCGCCGGGAGCTTCGCCGATTCCCGGCCTGGAAATCGCGGGCGAGGTCGTGGCGCTGGGTGCAGGGGTGGATACCGATCTGGCAGGACGCAAGGTCTGCGCGCTGGTTTCGGGCGGTGGCTATGCCGAATATTGCCTCGCCAAGGCGGCGCACTGCCTGCCGGTTCCCCCGGGCCTGCCGCTCGACCAGGCTGCCGCCCTGCCTGAGACGCTGCTGACCGTCTGGCACAACGTGTTCGAACGCGGCCTTGCCCGCGATGGCGAGACGATCCTGGTCCATGGCGGCACGAGCGGCATCGGCTCGATGGCCATCATGCTTGGCAAGCTGTTCGGGCTGACGGTCATCGTCACCTGCGGCGGCCCGGAAAAGTGCGCGGCCGCGCTGCAGATCGGGGCCGCCCATGCCATCGACTACAAGGCGCAGGACTTTGTCGAGGAGGTGAAACGCATCACAGGGGGCAAGGGCGTCCACGTCGTGCTCGACATGGTTGCCGGAGACTATGTCGCGCGCAACCTCAAGTGCCTTGCCGAGGATGGCCGCCATGTCACCATCGCGGTGCAGGGCGGGGCGCGTGCGGAAATCAACATGGCCGTGGTCATGAGCCGCCGCTACACCCTGACCGGGTCGACGCTGCGCCCGCGTTCGGATGACTTCAAGGCGGCGCTGGTTGCCGAAGCGCGGGCCGAGGCCTGGCCGCTCGTCGCCGACGGGGCGCTGCGACCGGTGATGGACCGGACCTTCCCGCTGGCCGAAGCCGCCGCAGCCCATGCCCGGATGGAAGCCGGCGAACACATCGGCAAGATCGTGCTGGCGGCCTGA